A genomic region of Synechococcus sp. NOUM97013 contains the following coding sequences:
- a CDS encoding neuromedin U, whose translation MPLVARWLLSVVVRSLLVGLAASLLIAEPAAAQRNPITSFTRLWGEWDVVPNSQWAPEAVDPSAQPDRSIQIFKFQPVVPFRLNDDWTVLTRTIFRFISLPTADPLIGLSPAGGPALLGWDQRSQAGLADISPTAFLVPDLGPDFTIGLGSSLVVPIGDGAIDSGKLSVGPALLAFFHRGPWVVGARMRNVWSVGGQSDRDDVNRMVVRGLLRYQLNPDWYLISSPIIAADWTQPDGKGWVVPVGGGVGRSFRLAGQPMQVSVEGYYNAVKPQVLGEELLGDWTIRTQWQILFPN comes from the coding sequence GTGCCGCTCGTTGCGCGCTGGTTGTTGTCAGTGGTGGTTCGTTCTCTGCTCGTTGGCCTTGCGGCGAGCTTGTTGATCGCCGAGCCTGCTGCCGCCCAGCGCAATCCGATCACCTCGTTCACGCGACTGTGGGGTGAATGGGATGTGGTCCCGAACTCGCAATGGGCTCCCGAGGCTGTGGATCCATCCGCGCAGCCCGATCGCTCGATCCAGATCTTCAAATTTCAGCCCGTTGTTCCCTTCCGACTGAACGACGACTGGACCGTGCTGACGCGCACGATCTTTCGCTTCATTTCTTTGCCCACGGCGGATCCCTTGATTGGGCTGTCGCCGGCGGGTGGGCCCGCACTGCTGGGCTGGGATCAGCGCAGTCAGGCCGGCTTGGCCGACATCAGCCCCACCGCCTTTTTGGTGCCGGATCTCGGCCCTGACTTCACCATCGGCCTGGGCTCATCACTGGTGGTGCCAATCGGTGATGGCGCGATCGACAGCGGTAAGTTGTCCGTCGGTCCTGCACTTCTGGCCTTTTTTCATCGCGGCCCCTGGGTCGTTGGGGCTCGCATGCGCAATGTGTGGTCGGTGGGTGGCCAGTCCGATCGCGACGACGTCAACCGCATGGTGGTGCGCGGACTGCTGCGCTACCAGTTGAATCCCGACTGGTATCTGATTTCCTCGCCGATCATTGCTGCCGATTGGACCCAGCCGGATGGCAAAGGCTGGGTCGTTCCGGTCGGCGGCGGTGTGGGTCGCTCGTTCCGACTGGCTGGTCAGCCCATGCAGGTGTCGGTGGAGGGCTACTACAACGCGGTGAAGCCTCAGGTGTTGGGTGAGGAGTTGCTGGGTGACTGGACGATCCGCACCCAGTGGCAGATCCTCTTCCCCAACTGA
- a CDS encoding Ig-like domain-containing protein yields MKTASRATTADTRWAGAGLQSTRGLKSWQLHKKKNRQAPKPRLIVTTHDIQGVNWLEDLDKEITWIQGDPIQEISKQLQQKQQKGNPASELHIVAHGSEGEVKLGNTVLDTTYFEHAAQQLEAWTLEAIFLWSCEAGQNIELKKTLEKLTGADVFSSKSEINSHQCTLLSSDGNKASLRTLIGKEKLQEWKGNLSNSENDESSAVPISEAVSSETINTNESGFSENTGQKLALDTASSSNETPLNPDSSNSIQTTAEDSDPDSSLTGNAEASTSEAQQATTKTPVTAASLKELWHPQLQEWAAEGALSEAANEALQLDSSDPSDQLAALVVRLAGGETSDIPAIELLQQEDMSGAMGAYATSNQTIYINNEWVQTASNIEAIKVLTEEYGHHLDALLNETDTPGDEGQYFAQLLISPSAASSQSFASQANDSGQILINGKPISVEFSSTQVLDANYQQLVFDHTNYDTSFSDPNGSVAAGQSVLFKNVITISSQAVDALYTVQSINSNIRLDRLDDGGVDSDYISTDLYGLASGEKTINTIISFYEAGTYTGAGTGNKVTLENVVLNTYDIDINQYQVFKDFQSYELANNTGLTVTTQSDGSVKFDDAGNQNTTGTQDEGRARIYYDAIDTFEMQMGSDNRGSIWFYLDFQLGPAWTGDTTTTDTPAANFTWSTRNLTEDAANVGSFTETATITFNNPGTTIFAGSNGDTITHTASNVPAGLTTVVTRTSDTTATLSVTGNATNHTASDDLSNIELEFENSAFDVRSVGASSITDARITNFGLSFIDDTTPPKIELSSNVSTLKAGETAAITFTLTESSSNFVFTDIDVTGGTLSDFAGSGTDYTATFTPDTDSTTNGVIHVDSNKFSDSSGNNNQDGAESNNTVTLTVDTVRPKIALSSDVSTLQAGDTAAITFTLTESSSDFVFTDIDVTGGTLSDFAGSGTDYTATFTPDTDSTTNGVIHVDSNKFSDSSGNNNQDGAESNNTVTLTVDTVRPKIALSSDVSTLQAGDTAAITFTLTESSSDFVFTDIDVTGGTLSDFAGSGTDYTATFTPDTDSTTNGVIHVDSNKFSDSSGNNNQDGAESNNTVTLTVDTTTTTPTSTSSFSTPSTPSSESSDSPSPTPPATPTPTPELSLEKSDLFLVLDTSTSMLRSDRNNHSKFQSLLALEAFAKDAERAGYAFQRLDTNNTITSGQLLQVLTEQTTEQAIQELNNYTIIDNPNDDKNAKDLDIHLITYNYYVQHKTFTLSRSSASSGIDTMQSILSLKMAGEGLGNSIENNNHWEELGLPKPNQYDLKKGNSDRPSNLYGGTELLGALEGLDYLLTQKANDPNQQALSTSIALVLDGRPVRRSWWDTRTDSASDSIIGQAIPLPETLGKEDITTSGLRYDNQGNPTFLKNNQGQLQWEEMQNDLNAALNRLAELSTDPATMIQVNAYGLNSAGSTSLNATYQDLFSNQIFDNSASSWSYSQQTINSMQDFNF; encoded by the coding sequence ATGAAAACCGCGTCTCGGGCCACTACCGCTGACACGCGTTGGGCAGGTGCTGGTCTTCAGAGCACGCGAGGACTCAAATCATGGCAACTGCATAAGAAAAAGAATCGACAAGCACCAAAACCGCGTTTGATCGTGACCACCCACGACATTCAGGGCGTTAACTGGCTGGAGGACTTAGACAAAGAGATCACCTGGATCCAAGGCGATCCAATTCAAGAAATCTCGAAGCAATTACAGCAGAAACAACAAAAGGGAAATCCCGCCAGTGAGCTGCATATTGTTGCCCACGGCAGCGAAGGAGAGGTCAAGCTCGGAAATACCGTTCTCGATACAACCTATTTTGAGCATGCAGCGCAGCAACTTGAGGCATGGACTCTTGAAGCAATCTTCCTTTGGAGCTGCGAAGCAGGACAAAACATAGAACTCAAGAAAACGCTCGAAAAACTGACAGGAGCTGATGTTTTCTCAAGCAAATCAGAAATCAACAGCCATCAATGCACACTTTTAAGCAGTGATGGCAACAAAGCCTCTCTCAGAACCCTAATCGGCAAAGAGAAACTTCAAGAATGGAAAGGCAATCTGTCGAACTCAGAAAACGATGAAAGCAGCGCTGTTCCAATCAGCGAAGCCGTCAGCAGTGAAACCATCAACACTAATGAATCAGGTTTCTCTGAAAACACAGGTCAAAAATTAGCTCTAGACACAGCATCAAGCAGCAACGAAACACCTCTCAATCCAGATTCAAGCAACAGCATTCAAACGACAGCTGAAGATTCGGATCCCGATTCGAGCCTGACCGGCAACGCTGAAGCATCAACAAGCGAGGCCCAGCAAGCCACAACGAAAACACCAGTTACAGCGGCCAGCCTGAAGGAGCTGTGGCACCCACAACTCCAGGAGTGGGCGGCAGAGGGTGCGCTATCGGAGGCAGCCAACGAGGCCTTGCAGCTTGATTCCAGCGACCCATCGGACCAGCTGGCAGCCTTAGTCGTACGCCTTGCAGGAGGCGAGACAAGTGACATTCCCGCGATTGAACTCCTGCAGCAAGAAGACATGAGCGGCGCCATGGGCGCCTACGCAACTTCGAATCAAACGATTTATATCAACAATGAATGGGTTCAAACAGCCAGCAACATTGAAGCCATCAAGGTTCTGACCGAAGAATATGGGCATCATCTAGACGCGCTCCTCAACGAAACCGACACACCAGGAGACGAAGGCCAATACTTCGCACAATTACTAATCAGCCCCAGCGCAGCATCAAGCCAATCATTTGCAAGCCAGGCAAACGATAGCGGACAAATTTTAATCAATGGCAAACCGATTAGCGTTGAATTTTCAAGCACTCAAGTTCTTGACGCAAACTATCAACAACTTGTTTTTGATCACACCAATTACGACACATCCTTCTCCGATCCCAATGGAAGTGTGGCTGCAGGGCAGTCAGTACTATTCAAAAATGTCATCACAATTAGCAGCCAAGCAGTTGATGCGCTTTACACAGTCCAGAGCATCAATTCAAATATAAGACTCGACAGACTTGATGACGGCGGGGTCGACAGTGACTACATATCCACAGATCTATACGGCCTCGCATCAGGCGAAAAGACCATCAACACTATAATCAGCTTCTATGAAGCCGGTACATACACAGGGGCAGGCACAGGCAATAAAGTCACCCTAGAGAATGTCGTCTTAAATACTTACGACATTGACATCAATCAATATCAAGTATTTAAAGACTTCCAATCGTATGAATTAGCCAACAACACAGGGCTAACAGTTACCACTCAAAGCGACGGGTCAGTAAAATTTGATGATGCCGGCAATCAAAATACAACTGGAACGCAAGACGAAGGCCGAGCAAGAATTTATTACGACGCTATCGATACATTTGAGATGCAAATGGGCTCAGATAACAGGGGGAGTATTTGGTTCTACCTCGACTTTCAACTAGGCCCCGCCTGGACTGGAGACACCACAACAACAGACACTCCGGCAGCAAACTTTACTTGGAGCACTCGAAATTTAACCGAAGACGCAGCCAATGTTGGCTCATTCACCGAAACAGCCACCATTACCTTTAACAATCCAGGAACAACAATATTTGCTGGATCGAACGGCGACACAATCACCCACACCGCATCAAATGTTCCAGCCGGTCTGACCACTGTTGTCACACGTACATCCGACACAACCGCAACACTCTCGGTCACAGGGAACGCAACCAATCACACGGCATCCGATGACTTAAGCAATATCGAGCTTGAATTTGAAAACAGCGCCTTTGATGTGCGCTCAGTAGGCGCAAGCTCAATCACCGATGCTCGAATCACTAATTTCGGCCTGAGCTTCATAGATGACACAACTCCACCCAAAATTGAACTCTCCTCCAATGTCTCCACTCTCAAAGCGGGCGAAACGGCTGCCATAACTTTCACTCTCACAGAGTCTTCCAGCAATTTCGTCTTCACCGATATCGATGTCACTGGCGGTACGCTCTCTGATTTCGCTGGCTCCGGCACCGATTACACCGCCACCTTCACACCAGACACTGACAGCACCACCAATGGTGTGATCCACGTTGACAGCAACAAATTCTCAGATTCATCTGGCAATAACAACCAAGACGGGGCCGAATCCAATAACACCGTCACCCTCACCGTCGATACCGTTCGGCCCAAAATCGCCCTCTCCTCTGATGTCTCCACTCTTCAAGCGGGCGATACGGCTGCCATAACCTTCACCCTCACAGAGTCGTCCAGCGATTTCGTCTTTACCGATATCGATGTCACTGGCGGTACCCTCTCTGATTTCGCTGGCTCCGGCACCGATTACACCGCCACCTTCACACCAGACACTGACAGCACCACCAATGGTGTGATCCACGTTGACAGCAACAAATTCTCAGATTCATCTGGCAATAACAACCAAGACGGGGCCGAATCCAATAACACCGTCACCCTCACCGTCGATACCGTTCGGCCCAAAATCGCCCTCTCCTCTGATGTCTCCACTCTTCAAGCGGGCGATACGGCTGCAATAACCTTCACCCTCACAGAGTCGTCCAGCGATTTCGTCTTTACCGATATCGATGTCACTGGCGGTACCCTCTCTGATTTCGCTGGCTCCGGCACCGATTACACCGCCACCTTCACACCAGACACTGACAGCACCACCAATGGTGTGATCCACGTTGACAGCAACAAATTCTCAGATTCATCTGGCAATAACAACCAAGACGGGGCCGAATCCAATAACACCGTCACCCTCACCGTCGATACCACTACCACAACTCCAACGTCGACTTCTTCTTTTTCAACACCTTCAACACCTTCCTCAGAATCCTCAGATTCTCCCTCACCCACTCCACCTGCAACTCCAACTCCAACTCCAGAGCTCAGCTTAGAAAAAAGCGATCTTTTTCTCGTACTGGACACCTCCACGTCCATGCTCCGCAGCGACCGCAACAATCACAGCAAATTTCAAAGCCTGCTGGCACTAGAAGCCTTCGCAAAAGACGCTGAACGCGCTGGCTATGCATTTCAACGCCTCGACACCAACAACACCATCACGTCAGGACAGTTACTCCAAGTACTTACCGAACAAACCACCGAGCAAGCCATTCAAGAGCTCAACAACTACACCATTATTGACAACCCCAACGATGATAAAAATGCCAAAGATCTCGACATTCACCTGATCACCTATAACTATTACGTTCAACACAAAACCTTCACCCTTTCGCGCAGCAGTGCCAGCAGCGGCATCGACACTATGCAATCCATCCTGTCGCTCAAAATGGCAGGAGAAGGGCTTGGCAACTCAATCGAAAACAACAACCATTGGGAAGAGCTTGGCCTACCTAAACCCAATCAATACGACCTTAAGAAAGGCAATTCGGACAGACCTTCCAACCTCTATGGCGGCACCGAACTGCTCGGCGCCTTGGAAGGGCTCGACTATCTCCTTACCCAAAAAGCCAACGACCCCAACCAACAGGCTCTATCCACCTCCATCGCCCTCGTTCTCGATGGGCGGCCGGTACGACGCAGCTGGTGGGACACCAGAACCGATTCAGCCTCCGATTCCATCATCGGCCAGGCCATTCCGCTACCGGAAACCCTTGGCAAGGAAGACATCACCACCTCAGGCCTCCGCTACGACAACCAAGGCAACCCGACCTTTCTCAAAAACAATCAGGGCCAATTGCAGTGGGAGGAAATGCAAAACGATCTCAATGCCGCCCTCAATCGTCTTGCTGAACTCTCCACCGATCCAGCCACCATGATTCAAGTGAATGCCTATGGCCTCAACAGCGCCGGTAGCACCTCCCTCAATGCCACCTATCAAGACCTCTTCTCCAACCAAATCTTCGACAACTCCGCCAGCAGCTGGAGCTACTCCCAGCAAACCATCAACTCAATGCAAGACTTCAACTTCTGA
- the gcvH gene encoding glycine cleavage system protein GcvH encodes MAFDFPTNYRYADSHEYAWQDDGSVRIGLSAYAVDQLGDIVFVDLPDVGAELNRGTGFGTVESVKAVEEMYAPLSGEVITRNEAVLADPEQLQNDPHGEGWLLVIRPSDPAQLEQLMDAATYATKVAAG; translated from the coding sequence ATGGCCTTCGACTTTCCCACCAACTACCGCTACGCCGACAGCCACGAATACGCCTGGCAGGACGATGGGTCGGTGCGAATCGGTCTGAGTGCCTATGCCGTGGATCAGCTCGGCGACATTGTGTTCGTTGACCTGCCGGATGTGGGCGCGGAACTCAACCGCGGCACCGGCTTCGGCACGGTGGAATCCGTCAAAGCGGTAGAGGAGATGTACGCCCCCCTCAGCGGTGAGGTGATCACCCGCAATGAAGCGGTTCTGGCTGATCCTGAGCAGCTGCAGAACGACCCCCATGGCGAGGGCTGGTTGTTGGTGATCCGTCCCAGCGATCCTGCGCAACTCGAGCAGTTGATGGATGCCGCCACCTACGCCACCAAGGTTGCGGCGGGTTAG
- a CDS encoding fatty acid desaturase, which yields MVSSVIDTPSPPSRPAASHRALQLATLLHQPRKGEQPVPAESGKNWATIGFMIVIHALSLLALAPRFWSWQAVASLLVLYWVTACLGVTIGYHRLLSHRSFQLPQWLERFFATCGALSCQHGPIDWVGLHRHHHKFSDTDADHHNSHRGFWWSHMGWMFEPIPAMQAVPRMTGDLAKDPYYRWLNNWFLVLQLPLAGLLFWIGSTTGAGGWALVLWGIPLRLVLVYHVTWLVNSATHCWGTVAHDSGDASRNNKWVAALTFGEGWHNNHHAFPHSARHGLQSGQIDLTWEHIRLMRALGLAKKVRLPAAS from the coding sequence ATGGTATCCAGCGTGATTGACACGCCGTCACCGCCCAGCCGCCCCGCAGCCTCGCACCGCGCCCTGCAGCTGGCAACCCTGCTGCACCAGCCGCGAAAGGGCGAACAGCCGGTGCCCGCAGAAAGCGGAAAAAACTGGGCCACGATCGGATTCATGATCGTGATTCATGCCCTCAGCCTGCTGGCTCTGGCCCCCCGCTTCTGGAGCTGGCAAGCCGTGGCCAGCCTGCTGGTTCTCTATTGGGTCACCGCCTGCCTGGGCGTCACCATCGGCTATCACCGCCTGCTGTCCCACCGCTCCTTCCAGTTGCCGCAATGGCTGGAACGCTTCTTCGCCACCTGCGGAGCGCTGAGCTGCCAGCACGGCCCGATCGACTGGGTGGGGCTGCATCGCCATCACCACAAGTTTTCCGATACGGATGCTGATCACCACAACAGCCATCGCGGCTTCTGGTGGAGCCACATGGGCTGGATGTTCGAGCCGATCCCTGCCATGCAGGCCGTGCCTCGCATGACCGGTGATCTGGCCAAGGATCCCTACTACCGCTGGCTGAACAACTGGTTCCTGGTGCTCCAACTGCCACTGGCCGGGCTGCTGTTCTGGATCGGCAGCACCACCGGCGCCGGCGGCTGGGCCCTGGTGCTCTGGGGCATCCCCCTGCGCCTGGTGCTCGTTTATCACGTCACATGGCTGGTGAACTCCGCCACCCACTGCTGGGGCACCGTGGCCCACGACAGCGGCGACGCCTCTCGCAACAACAAATGGGTGGCAGCGTTGACGTTCGGCGAGGGCTGGCACAACAACCACCATGCCTTCCCCCACTCCGCACGCCACGGCCTTCAGTCGGGTCAGATCGACCTCACCTGGGAGCACATCCGCCTGATGCGCGCCCTCGGCTTAGCCAAGAAAGTGCGCCTACCGGCGGCGTCGTAA
- the dnaB gene encoding replicative DNA helicase, translated as MVSVPMTGAGGESAEEGRRGFGKGRQREEPSFEALPDSIPPQNLEAEEAVLGGILLDPDAIGRVADVLQPEAFYLNAHREIFRTAVMLHSQGKPTDLTAMTAWLADTGALEKVGGSGRLVELVERVASTASIEQVARLVMDKFLRRQLIRSGNEVIQLGFDQSLPMEQVLDKAEQTIFAISQEKPSKGLTPTAEILTSTFNEIESRSLGTSVAGIPVNFYDLDAMTQGLQRSDLIIVAGRPAMGKTSIVLNLAKNVAQLHDLPVCVFSLEMSKEQLTYRLLSMEVGIEAGRLRTGRLQQEEWPLLGQGINTLGQLPIYIDDKPNSGVLEMRSLCRRLMAEQGKELGLVVIDYLQLMEGSSPDNRVQEISRITRALKQMARELNVPVIALSQLSRGVESRTNKRPMLSDLRESGSIEQDADLVLMIYRDEYYNPETPDRGITEVIVTKHRNGPVGTVKLLFEPQFTRFRNLAA; from the coding sequence ATGGTGAGCGTTCCCATGACTGGTGCTGGCGGCGAGTCCGCCGAAGAGGGACGCCGCGGTTTCGGTAAAGGGCGCCAGCGCGAGGAGCCCAGTTTTGAAGCCCTGCCGGATTCGATTCCTCCCCAGAACCTGGAGGCCGAGGAAGCCGTCCTCGGCGGCATCCTGCTCGACCCTGATGCCATCGGCCGGGTGGCGGATGTGCTGCAGCCGGAAGCGTTCTATCTGAATGCCCACCGGGAGATCTTCCGCACGGCGGTGATGCTCCACAGCCAGGGCAAACCCACCGACCTGACGGCGATGACGGCCTGGCTGGCCGACACAGGAGCGCTCGAGAAAGTGGGCGGCAGTGGCCGGCTGGTGGAGCTGGTGGAACGCGTGGCCTCCACCGCTTCGATCGAGCAGGTGGCCCGGCTGGTGATGGACAAGTTCCTGCGCCGCCAGCTGATCCGCTCCGGCAACGAGGTGATTCAGCTGGGCTTTGATCAAAGCCTGCCGATGGAGCAGGTGCTCGACAAAGCCGAGCAAACGATCTTTGCGATCAGCCAGGAGAAACCGTCGAAGGGACTCACCCCCACAGCGGAGATTCTGACCAGCACCTTCAACGAAATTGAAAGCCGCTCGCTGGGCACCTCGGTGGCCGGCATCCCGGTGAACTTCTACGACCTGGACGCCATGACCCAGGGCCTGCAACGCAGTGACCTGATCATCGTGGCCGGACGCCCCGCCATGGGCAAAACCTCGATCGTGCTCAACCTGGCCAAGAACGTGGCACAGCTGCATGACCTACCGGTGTGCGTGTTCTCCCTAGAGATGAGCAAAGAGCAGCTCACCTACAGGCTGCTGTCGATGGAGGTGGGCATCGAAGCCGGTCGTCTACGCACCGGTCGCCTGCAACAGGAGGAATGGCCGCTGCTGGGGCAAGGCATCAACACACTGGGCCAGCTGCCGATCTACATCGACGACAAACCGAATTCAGGTGTGCTGGAAATGCGCTCGCTCTGCCGCAGGTTGATGGCGGAGCAGGGCAAGGAACTGGGCCTGGTGGTGATCGACTACCTGCAGCTAATGGAGGGATCGAGCCCTGACAACCGCGTGCAGGAGATTTCGCGGATCACCCGTGCCCTCAAACAAATGGCCCGGGAACTGAACGTGCCGGTGATCGCGCTCTCCCAGCTCAGCCGTGGCGTGGAGTCGCGCACCAACAAACGACCGATGCTGAGCGACCTGCGGGAATCCGGCTCGATCGAGCAGGACGCCGACCTGGTGCTGATGATCTACCGCGACGAGTACTACAACCCGGAAACCCCCGACCGCGGCATCACCGAAGTGATCGTGACCAAGCATCGCAACGGCCCCGTAGGGACCGTGAAGCTGCTGTTCGAGCCCCAGTTCACCCGCTTCCGCAACCTGGCAGCCTGA
- a CDS encoding acyl-CoA desaturase — translation MRAAVMAPRERLPRRQRKFKGGTTSFMVVMHVLATVALLPRFWSWQGVIALGVLYWATVLGVTLGLHRLVAHRSFEVPRWLERVLVVMGTLACQSGPIDWVALHRHHHKYSDQPNDHHDAGRGLWWSHSEWMLHDIPALEHKERFGGDLINDRFYVWLDRWFLLLQIPIGLALYWYGNAAGVHGGGLGLVLWAIPLRLVVVYHVTWLVNSATHAFGYRNFDCPDLSRNCWWVAVLSFGEGWHNNHHAFPASARHGLRPFEIDITWLHIRLLQKLGLTRRVRQARYPG, via the coding sequence ATGCGCGCAGCGGTGATGGCGCCCCGTGAACGCCTGCCTCGCCGACAGCGCAAGTTCAAAGGCGGCACCACCTCCTTCATGGTGGTGATGCACGTGCTGGCCACCGTGGCTCTGCTGCCACGCTTCTGGAGCTGGCAAGGAGTGATCGCCCTCGGCGTCCTCTACTGGGCAACCGTGCTGGGTGTGACTCTTGGCCTGCATCGCCTGGTGGCCCACCGCAGCTTCGAGGTTCCGCGCTGGCTGGAACGCGTGCTGGTGGTGATGGGCACCCTGGCCTGCCAGAGCGGACCGATCGACTGGGTGGCGCTGCATCGCCATCACCACAAATATTCCGATCAACCCAATGATCACCACGACGCTGGCCGGGGCCTTTGGTGGAGTCACAGCGAGTGGATGCTGCACGACATCCCGGCACTGGAGCACAAAGAGCGCTTTGGCGGCGATCTGATCAACGACCGCTTCTACGTGTGGCTGGATCGCTGGTTCCTGCTGCTGCAGATCCCCATCGGCCTGGCGCTGTACTGGTACGGCAACGCTGCAGGCGTCCATGGCGGCGGCCTTGGCCTGGTGCTGTGGGCCATTCCACTGCGACTGGTGGTGGTGTATCACGTCACCTGGTTGGTGAATTCCGCCACGCACGCCTTCGGGTATCGCAATTTCGACTGCCCCGACCTGTCGCGCAACTGCTGGTGGGTGGCGGTGCTGTCCTTTGGCGAAGGCTGGCACAACAACCACCACGCGTTCCCCGCCAGCGCACGCCACGGCCTGCGCCCGTTTGAGATCGACATCACCTGGCTGCACATCCGGCTGCTGCAGAAACTCGGCCTCACCCGCCGGGTGCGTCAAGCGCGCTACCCCGGTTGA
- a CDS encoding methionine gamma-lyase family protein, which yields MDPSEAKAFAQRHVLAVRDRLEPLARQRTAEVTLRLQKVLDALAAERVGTQHFASVSGYGHGDQGREVIDRVFARVLGAEAAAVRLQFVSGTHAIAAALFGVLRPGDQMLSITGRPYDTLEEVIGLRGEGQGSLKEFGVAYDELLLTADGAVDLQALDQALEQPRRLILIQRSCGYSWRPSLTVDAIGQLCARIHARQPDCVCFVDNCYGELVEPQEPCDVGADLVAGSLIKNLGGTIAPAGGYVAGRADLVEQACCRLTAPGIGSEGGTGFDLHRLLLQGLFLAPQMVTEALIGADLVAGVFADLGYAVQPAAGAQRGDLIQAVQLGSPEPLKLICRAFQACSPVGSYLDPVPAAMPGYASDLVMAGGTFIDGSTSEFSADAPLREPFNLYVQGGTHRAHVELALMRALEALAEAGHLDLAQTE from the coding sequence ATGGATCCCAGCGAGGCAAAGGCATTTGCCCAACGTCATGTGCTGGCGGTACGTGACCGTTTGGAGCCCCTGGCCCGTCAGCGCACGGCGGAAGTGACGCTGCGCCTGCAGAAGGTTCTGGATGCATTGGCCGCCGAGCGGGTGGGCACGCAGCACTTCGCTTCGGTGAGTGGTTATGGCCACGGTGATCAGGGGCGTGAGGTGATCGACCGTGTGTTCGCGCGCGTCCTGGGTGCTGAAGCGGCAGCGGTGCGGCTGCAATTCGTCAGTGGCACCCATGCCATCGCCGCCGCCTTGTTCGGTGTTCTGCGGCCTGGAGATCAGATGTTGTCGATTACCGGTCGTCCCTACGACACGCTGGAGGAAGTGATCGGTCTGCGCGGGGAGGGACAGGGGTCGCTGAAGGAGTTCGGCGTCGCTTACGACGAACTGCTGCTCACCGCAGACGGTGCCGTGGATCTCCAGGCACTCGATCAGGCCCTGGAGCAACCGCGTCGCCTGATCCTGATCCAACGCAGCTGTGGCTACAGCTGGCGCCCTTCCCTCACCGTCGACGCGATCGGCCAGCTGTGCGCCCGGATTCATGCCCGCCAGCCCGACTGCGTGTGCTTCGTGGACAACTGCTACGGCGAGCTGGTGGAGCCGCAGGAGCCCTGTGATGTGGGGGCGGATCTGGTGGCGGGCTCGTTGATCAAGAACCTCGGCGGCACGATTGCACCCGCTGGCGGTTACGTGGCTGGGCGCGCTGATCTTGTGGAACAGGCCTGCTGCCGCCTGACAGCGCCGGGGATCGGCAGTGAGGGCGGCACCGGTTTTGACCTGCATCGTCTGCTGTTGCAGGGGCTGTTTCTGGCACCACAGATGGTGACGGAAGCGTTGATTGGCGCTGATCTGGTGGCTGGTGTGTTTGCGGACCTGGGCTATGCGGTGCAGCCCGCCGCCGGTGCCCAGCGCGGTGATCTGATTCAGGCGGTGCAGCTCGGCAGCCCTGAGCCGCTCAAGCTGATCTGCCGCGCGTTCCAGGCGTGTTCACCGGTTGGTTCCTATCTGGATCCGGTGCCCGCTGCGATGCCGGGGTATGCCAGTGATCTGGTGATGGCCGGTGGCACCTTCATCGATGGCAGCACCAGTGAGTTCTCCGCCGATGCACCCCTGCGAGAGCCGTTCAATCTTTATGTGCAGGGAGGAACCCACCGGGCCCATGTGGAGCTGGCGCTGATGCGTGCGCTGGAGGCGCTGGCGGAGGCAGGACACTTGGATCTGGCCCAGACTGAGTGA
- the rplI gene encoding 50S ribosomal protein L9: protein MAKRVQVVLNEDVLSLGRDGDLVEVAPGYARNFLLPFGKAVPVTPAVMKQVEHRRAKEAERQAALKQEAIAFRTALDTIGRFTVKKQTGDDDVLFGTVTNGDVAEVIEEATKKEVDRRDITVPDIHRTGNYKVQVKLHSEVTAEINLEVVSY from the coding sequence ATGGCCAAGCGCGTACAAGTCGTTCTGAACGAGGACGTTCTCAGCCTCGGCCGTGACGGCGATCTGGTGGAAGTGGCTCCCGGCTACGCCCGCAACTTCCTGCTGCCCTTCGGCAAAGCCGTTCCTGTCACCCCCGCGGTGATGAAACAGGTGGAGCACCGCCGCGCCAAGGAAGCCGAGCGTCAGGCAGCCCTGAAGCAGGAAGCCATCGCTTTCCGCACCGCTCTCGACACCATCGGCCGCTTCACCGTCAAGAAGCAGACCGGTGATGACGATGTGCTGTTCGGCACCGTCACCAACGGCGATGTGGCCGAAGTGATCGAAGAGGCCACCAAGAAGGAAGTGGATCGTCGCGACATCACCGTTCCCGACATCCACCGCACCGGGAACTACAAGGTGCAGGTGAAGCTTCACAGCGAAGTAACCGCTGAGATCAACCTGGAAGTGGTCAGCTACTGA